One genomic segment of Pseudoalteromonas sp. GCY includes these proteins:
- a CDS encoding aminoglycoside phosphotransferase family protein, with protein sequence MNSKNQRVEFIQQAIHSDDFTCEAITSDASFRCYYRVKQQTMSWILMETPVDKLDNAPFIGLNTVFAEQGLNVPQILANSEDQGLLLLQDLGSEHLADRLVLPSRLEDYRALIALIPEIAKTPKSEWMKPYDADFVDMELNIFYEWLVTKWLGLTPTEYQQVQWHNVKLKLVDAMTRQPQVTMHRDFHSRNLICHQSQWYLIDYQDAVQGPVTYDAVSLLRDCYTRLDAHEFTELQQHSFDCLKAANLLGDMDFSTYQHYFDLTGMQRHLKAAGIFTRLLQRDGKGGYLENILPTLRYLVEVANKYKEFQWLASWLENDIMPQAQAKLSTK encoded by the coding sequence ATGAATAGTAAAAACCAGCGCGTCGAGTTTATACAGCAAGCAATACATAGCGACGATTTTACGTGTGAGGCTATCACCTCGGATGCCAGTTTCCGGTGCTACTATCGCGTCAAACAACAAACGATGTCGTGGATCTTAATGGAGACACCGGTCGATAAACTCGATAATGCCCCTTTTATTGGTTTAAATACGGTGTTTGCAGAGCAAGGCCTCAATGTGCCACAAATCCTTGCAAATAGTGAAGATCAAGGGCTATTACTGTTACAAGATTTAGGTTCTGAGCATTTGGCCGATAGGTTGGTATTACCTTCTCGGCTAGAGGATTATCGTGCGTTGATAGCGCTTATTCCAGAAATAGCCAAAACACCAAAGAGTGAATGGATGAAGCCCTATGATGCTGATTTCGTTGATATGGAACTTAATATCTTTTACGAGTGGCTTGTAACAAAATGGCTTGGCTTAACACCCACCGAATATCAACAAGTGCAGTGGCATAATGTGAAGTTGAAACTCGTTGATGCGATGACTCGCCAGCCGCAGGTTACGATGCATCGAGATTTTCATAGTCGCAACCTGATATGTCATCAGTCTCAGTGGTATCTCATTGATTATCAGGATGCGGTACAAGGACCTGTCACTTATGATGCGGTTTCGCTGTTGCGAGATTGTTATACTCGCCTTGATGCACATGAGTTTACTGAGCTTCAGCAACATAGCTTTGATTGCTTAAAAGCGGCAAATTTATTAGGCGATATGGATTTTAGCACCTATCAACATTACTTTGACTTAACGGGGATGCAAAGACACCTTAAAGCTGCCGGGATTTTTACTCGCCTATTGCAGCGAGACGGCAAAGGCGGGTACTTAGAAAATATTTTGCCAACGTTACGCTACCTTGTTGAAGTAGCGAATAAGTATAAAGAATTTCAGTGGCTTGCAAGCTGGCTGGAGAATGACATAATGCCTCAAGCTCAGGCCAAATTAAGCACAAAATAG
- a CDS encoding DUF368 domain-containing protein has protein sequence MQYKDSKRDYLFMFLKGAGMGAADVVPGVSGGTIAFITGIYARFLNAIKSVNLQALSTLRRDGLKATWQHIDGSFLLAVFSGLLISAASLAKVITYLLEAHQTLVWSFFFGLIVASFIYVAKQVSHWNGQNIIACAVGAIVAFVITSLSPAEAQASHWMFFISGAIAICAMILPGISGSFILLLLGMYGHVLSAVNQLEFGLVSLFLLGCIVGLMSFSRLLSWLLAHYQQVTFSLLAGFLLGSLNLLWPWKQVLTTYVNSSGIEKPLSQANILPAQYSTLYGQDPNTLACIALAVAGLALILTIEKISEKY, from the coding sequence GTGCAGTATAAAGATAGCAAACGAGACTATCTCTTTATGTTTTTAAAAGGGGCTGGAATGGGGGCTGCGGATGTTGTCCCGGGCGTTTCTGGCGGCACCATTGCTTTTATTACTGGCATCTATGCACGTTTTTTAAATGCCATTAAAAGTGTGAACTTACAGGCTTTGAGCACATTGCGCCGTGACGGCCTAAAAGCAACGTGGCAGCACATTGATGGTAGCTTTTTACTAGCAGTATTTTCTGGTTTGCTAATCAGTGCAGCGTCTTTGGCGAAGGTGATCACTTATTTATTGGAAGCACACCAAACACTGGTATGGTCATTTTTCTTTGGTCTTATCGTCGCTTCTTTTATCTATGTTGCAAAACAGGTCTCTCATTGGAACGGCCAAAATATTATCGCCTGCGCAGTCGGTGCTATCGTAGCCTTTGTTATTACTTCCCTTTCACCAGCTGAAGCGCAAGCATCTCATTGGATGTTTTTTATCTCAGGTGCTATCGCCATTTGCGCGATGATCTTACCTGGGATCTCAGGGAGCTTTATCCTACTGTTGCTGGGTATGTATGGCCATGTACTCAGTGCGGTGAACCAGCTTGAATTTGGCTTAGTGAGTTTATTCTTACTAGGTTGTATCGTGGGGTTAATGTCGTTTTCGCGTCTACTCAGCTGGCTATTGGCGCACTATCAGCAAGTAACGTTCTCGCTACTAGCTGGTTTTTTACTTGGCTCGCTTAATTTATTGTGGCCTTGGAAACAAGTGCTTACGACTTACGTGAATTCCAGTGGTATCGAAAAGCCATTGAGTCAGGCCAATATTTTGCCAGCGCAATACAGTACGCTATACGGTCAAGATCCAAATACGCTGGCATGTATTGCGCTTGCCGTCGCAGGCCTTGCACTGATCTTAACCATTGAAAAGATAAGCGAAAAATATTAA
- the djlA gene encoding co-chaperone DjlA yields the protein MWGKLLGTIFGFLFGRWLGAILGFYLGHLFDKSLRQDFDKVGGFQGFMKGEDLHERQALFFSSCFSVMGHIAKSNGRVSEIHIQAASAFMSEMGLQGEERKEAQHAFTAGKSSDFSIKEAVTDFKEAFARRYDLRQLFLEIQIQMAFCDGHVSDAEKALLKQVSKYLGFAETHFLFLLKRYQAEFEFRRSQASGRSQHQHQQHGGRQPAPQDNGLNRAKALAVLGLNEGANEREIKKAYRKLMSQHHPDKLVSQGLPKHMMEVAKRKSQDIQSAYEYLKKS from the coding sequence ATGTGGGGTAAATTATTAGGCACAATTTTCGGCTTTTTATTTGGTCGTTGGTTAGGCGCTATTTTAGGTTTTTATCTCGGCCATTTATTTGATAAAAGTTTGCGTCAGGATTTTGATAAAGTCGGTGGCTTTCAAGGTTTCATGAAAGGTGAAGATCTGCATGAGCGCCAAGCCTTGTTCTTTTCCAGCTGTTTTTCTGTTATGGGACATATCGCGAAGTCTAATGGTCGAGTCAGCGAAATCCACATTCAAGCCGCGTCTGCATTTATGAGTGAAATGGGCTTGCAGGGTGAAGAGCGAAAAGAAGCGCAACATGCGTTTACCGCGGGTAAAAGCAGTGACTTTTCGATAAAAGAAGCGGTTACCGATTTTAAAGAAGCTTTTGCTAGACGCTATGACTTGAGGCAGTTGTTTTTAGAAATTCAAATTCAAATGGCATTTTGTGATGGTCATGTGTCTGATGCGGAGAAAGCCTTACTTAAACAGGTGAGCAAGTATTTGGGATTCGCAGAAACCCACTTTTTGTTCCTGCTAAAGCGCTACCAAGCAGAGTTTGAGTTTCGTCGCTCTCAGGCGTCGGGGAGATCGCAACATCAACACCAGCAACATGGCGGCCGTCAACCGGCACCACAAGATAACGGCTTAAACCGTGCTAAAGCGTTGGCTGTACTGGGATTGAATGAAGGGGCGAATGAACGTGAAATCAAAAAAGCATACCGCAAACTGATGTCGCAGCATCACCCTGACAAATTGGTGTCTCAGGGATTACCTAAGCATATGATGGAAGTGGCAAAGCGCAAAAGCCAAGATATTCAGTCTGCCTATGAATATTTAAAAAAGAGCTAA
- the murU gene encoding N-acetylmuramate alpha-1-phosphate uridylyltransferase MurU — translation MKAIILSAGRGKRMMPLTANQPKPMLNVAGKPLLEHHIERLKAAGICDIVINLAWQGQVIKDYFGNGSHFGVNIEYSDEPEGGLETAGGIIQALPMLCEQDDSFIVLNGDIFTDYDVSSLVQLQLGSTAEGHCEAHIVLVENPEHNPEGDFCLAHQPLNQQKYTLSGIGKYHQSFFTELRAGFLKLGPLLRSGLEQHKVSTELYLGAWDDIGTPERLKMINDKLGYSDVG, via the coding sequence ATGAAAGCGATAATTTTATCTGCTGGTCGTGGTAAACGCATGATGCCACTGACCGCGAACCAACCAAAACCTATGCTTAACGTCGCAGGAAAACCACTACTTGAGCATCATATCGAGCGTTTAAAAGCGGCTGGGATCTGCGATATCGTGATAAATCTTGCATGGCAAGGTCAGGTGATAAAAGACTATTTCGGCAATGGTAGTCACTTCGGTGTCAATATTGAATACAGTGATGAACCTGAAGGTGGATTGGAAACCGCAGGTGGAATCATTCAAGCATTGCCGATGTTATGTGAACAGGATGACAGCTTTATTGTACTCAATGGCGATATTTTTACGGACTATGATGTCAGCAGTCTAGTGCAGTTACAGCTCGGCAGCACAGCAGAGGGCCATTGCGAGGCGCACATTGTGTTGGTAGAAAATCCCGAACATAATCCTGAAGGCGATTTTTGCCTTGCCCATCAGCCGCTCAATCAGCAAAAGTATACCTTGTCCGGCATTGGTAAATATCACCAAAGTTTTTTTACTGAGCTTAGGGCTGGCTTTCTAAAACTAGGGCCGTTGCTGCGCAGTGGGCTTGAGCAGCATAAAGTTTCTACTGAACTGTATTTGGGCGCATGGGACGACATCGGCACGCCAGAGCGACTAAAAATGATCAATGACAAGTTAGGGTATAGCGATGTGGGGTAA
- a CDS encoding 2OG-Fe(II) oxygenase encodes MLQLSQQQQTELQQKLSNDGFARIENILDDTNAQQLHECLCNLDYQLALFHNGAAKSVKDSDILALTPQEQQALLEDIHSYASRGVGFMYGRHSIASTSPDALKKLYNNLNSSDVQSCFSAISGQNIIRTSAQATRFIGGQYLTRHNDIVEAEGRVYAYVLSLSKSWHPDWGGLLQFFERDGTPTKSYAPKFNSLVVFDVRKIHSVTYIAPFAKAPRLSVTGWFRTIDT; translated from the coding sequence ATGCTTCAACTTTCGCAGCAGCAACAAACAGAATTACAGCAAAAATTGAGCAACGATGGCTTTGCACGGATTGAAAATATTCTAGACGACACAAACGCTCAACAACTACATGAGTGCCTCTGTAACCTAGACTACCAGCTCGCACTTTTTCATAACGGGGCTGCAAAATCAGTCAAAGACAGTGATATTCTTGCCTTAACACCGCAAGAGCAGCAAGCCTTGCTTGAAGATATACATAGCTATGCATCACGTGGGGTTGGATTTATGTATGGTCGCCACTCCATAGCGTCCACAAGCCCTGACGCGCTGAAAAAGCTCTACAATAACCTCAATAGTAGCGATGTACAGTCCTGCTTTTCCGCTATCTCTGGACAGAACATTATCCGTACCTCTGCCCAAGCAACACGATTTATTGGTGGTCAGTATTTAACTCGACATAATGACATTGTTGAAGCTGAGGGCCGGGTGTATGCCTATGTACTCAGCCTAAGCAAAAGTTGGCACCCTGACTGGGGCGGGCTACTGCAGTTTTTTGAACGTGATGGCACACCCACTAAAAGTTATGCACCTAAGTTTAATTCACTGGTGGTTTTTGATGTAAGAAAAATTCATTCTGTGACTTACATCGCGCCATTTGCAAAGGCGCCGCGACTTTCTGTAACGGGTTGGTTTAGAACAATAGACACGTAA
- a CDS encoding DUF3530 family protein, which produces MIIRTLLLLVTALPATTFAAEHIDAAPLGSLYQQDASRFYEPSQLIKLESENESFYVFHQEYMATAREGIVILLPDMQTPPLNNSGISFLAKRLSDDGYDTYTLTPPDLSYAPSLLEQDIALSDVEKPAQQTLAPISESNLDEYKMALISRFEVLYNTLSITQTEKLVVVAFGNSAGLFGEHLATLPNLRIDAFAVVSPQLPNATRQKHLASNLSLISPALLDVYYSFDNPIVVDNTPDRARWARKNSKFDYRQRELFGEKTDPLQHQRLRKELLGFLRVL; this is translated from the coding sequence ATGATCATCAGAACGCTTTTATTACTTGTTACCGCTTTACCCGCGACGACTTTTGCAGCAGAACACATTGACGCAGCACCGCTTGGTTCTCTTTATCAGCAAGACGCTAGTCGCTTCTACGAGCCATCGCAATTGATAAAACTGGAAAGCGAAAACGAAAGCTTTTATGTATTTCATCAAGAATATATGGCAACCGCTCGTGAAGGTATCGTGATTTTATTACCAGACATGCAAACTCCGCCCCTCAATAACAGCGGCATAAGCTTTCTTGCAAAACGCTTAAGCGATGATGGCTACGACACGTATACCCTTACTCCGCCGGACCTTTCTTACGCACCGAGTCTGCTAGAGCAAGACATCGCGCTCTCCGATGTTGAAAAACCGGCTCAGCAAACGCTTGCCCCCATTTCAGAATCTAATCTCGACGAATATAAAATGGCCCTGATCAGTCGTTTTGAGGTGCTTTATAACACGCTGTCCATCACTCAAACAGAAAAGTTGGTGGTTGTTGCATTTGGTAATAGCGCAGGCTTATTCGGTGAGCACTTAGCAACCCTGCCCAATCTACGTATCGATGCCTTTGCTGTTGTTAGCCCACAACTGCCTAATGCAACGCGGCAAAAACACTTGGCATCCAACCTTTCCCTGATAAGCCCTGCTTTACTGGATGTTTACTACAGTTTTGACAATCCTATTGTGGTCGACAATACGCCAGACAGAGCGCGCTGGGCGAGAAAAAACAGTAAATTTGATTATCGCCAACGAGAGCTTTTTGGAGAAAAAACCGATCCGCTCCAACATCAAAGACTCAGAAAGGAGTTACTCGGTTTTTTACGCGTCTTATAG